In Syntrophorhabdaceae bacterium, a genomic segment contains:
- a CDS encoding 4Fe-4S dicluster domain-containing protein — MPVGNRIAQGFLNQKKPITPYWPRKTYEDWSEKREKIDTLTPYNWIFVQKVSIDGKDIFIPRRCMHCDNPPCVRGCPFGALSKRPTGNSVINENICFGGAKCRDVCPWQIPQRQAGVGIYLHLLPKFAGGGVMYKCDLCKDRIEKGIEPACVVACRERLKENSVFFFGDRKSIYELAKKRVKDEGLFLYGDKQNNGTSTLYLSKVPFEVINKALIEKKDRFKMPTKVENKIHATFNPIGKIVLASGVLSIAGAVAAAIISGKKEKGGHGHARKD, encoded by the coding sequence TTGCCTGTAGGAAACAGAATAGCTCAAGGTTTCCTGAACCAAAAAAAACCTATAACACCATACTGGCCCAGAAAAACCTATGAAGACTGGTCTGAAAAAAGGGAAAAAATAGATACACTTACACCTTATAACTGGATATTTGTTCAAAAGGTATCTATAGACGGGAAGGATATATTCATACCAAGGAGGTGTATGCACTGTGATAATCCACCTTGTGTAAGGGGATGTCCGTTTGGCGCACTTTCTAAGAGACCTACGGGAAATTCTGTTATAAATGAAAACATCTGTTTTGGTGGTGCAAAATGCAGGGATGTGTGTCCTTGGCAAATACCTCAGAGGCAGGCAGGGGTTGGTATATATCTGCATCTACTACCGAAATTTGCCGGTGGTGGAGTCATGTATAAATGCGACCTTTGTAAAGACAGGATAGAAAAGGGCATTGAGCCTGCTTGTGTTGTGGCATGTAGGGAAAGACTAAAAGAAAATAGTGTATTTTTCTTCGGTGATAGAAAAAGCATATATGAACTTGCAAAAAAAAGGGTTAAAGATGAAGGGCTTTTTTTATACGGTGATAAACAAAACAACGGTACTTCTACCCTCTACCTATCAAAAGTCCCTTTTGAGGTCATAAATAAAGCACTTATAGAAAAAAAGGATAGGTTCAAGATGCCCACAAAGGTGGAAAACAAGATACATGCCACCTTTAATCCCATAGGCAAAATAGTCCTTGCCTCAGGTGTATTATCCATAGCAGGTGCTGTGGCAGCGGCAATCATTTCAGGCAAAAAAGAAAAAGGAGGCCATGGCCATGCAAGGAAAGATTAA
- a CDS encoding cytochrome b/b6 domain-containing protein: protein MQGKIKRHTIIEILEHWILAISGIVLLFTGLGCLPLFKRYYITEIPGFAWTGDFNTVTTVHYTASIFFFMAVLFHIFYHGIKKEFGLLPRKGDISQSIKVISAMIGIGDEPPSDKYLPEQRIAYVGIGIIILILTITGIIKVLKNLEWIVLSPLSEGINTFIHTLTGFLFMIAFIIHVGIVLFFKSNWPLLKSMFTGWIDEEYVKHRHALWYEKIKENAQGNAQNETSESLQEIPSEESKEEKEEPCPQG, encoded by the coding sequence ATGCAAGGAAAGATTAAAAGACATACAATCATAGAAATCCTTGAACACTGGATATTGGCCATTTCAGGCATTGTCCTTCTCTTTACAGGGCTTGGTTGTCTACCCCTTTTCAAGAGATATTACATAACCGAGATACCGGGATTTGCATGGACAGGTGACTTCAACACAGTAACCACAGTCCATTATACTGCATCCATATTCTTTTTTATGGCAGTCCTCTTCCACATATTCTATCATGGCATTAAAAAAGAATTCGGATTATTGCCCCGAAAAGGCGATATAAGTCAAAGCATAAAGGTCATCTCTGCCATGATAGGCATAGGAGATGAGCCACCATCTGATAAATACCTCCCCGAGCAGAGGATAGCCTATGTAGGTATTGGCATAATCATCTTAATCCTTACCATCACAGGGATCATAAAGGTCCTAAAAAATCTCGAGTGGATTGTTTTATCTCCTTTATCTGAAGGCATAAACACATTCATCCACACCTTGACAGGCTTTTTATTTATGATAGCCTTTATAATCCATGTAGGTATTGTCCTGTTCTTTAAATCCAATTGGCCTTTGTTGAAAAGCATGTTTACAGGATGGATTGATGAAGAATATGTAAAACACAGACATGCCTTATGGTATGAAAAGATAAAGGAAAATGCCCAAGGAAATGCCCAAAATGAGACATCAGAATCTCTTCAAGAAATCCCGTCAGAAGAATCAAAGGAGGAAAAAGAAGAACCATGCCCACAAGGATAG
- a CDS encoding cyclophilin-like fold protein has translation MPTRIVITIGDISVHAELDDTGCAKKIADVLPIESKPNEWGDEFYFTIPVEYPLDETATTNVKVGHIGYWPPGNALAIFFGPTPISSGSEPVPASEVNIVGRIIDDAKLLKKAKGAKKVRVEKVRVEKLT, from the coding sequence ATGCCCACAAGGATAGTAATAACCATCGGTGATATTTCGGTCCATGCCGAGCTTGATGATACTGGCTGCGCAAAGAAAATAGCAGATGTCCTGCCCATAGAATCAAAACCCAATGAATGGGGTGACGAATTTTATTTTACAATCCCGGTAGAATATCCTCTGGATGAAACAGCTACAACTAATGTAAAAGTAGGCCATATAGGATACTGGCCACCGGGAAATGCCCTTGCCATATTCTTTGGACCGACACCTATAAGTAGTGGCTCTGAACCTGTGCCAGCCAGCGAGGTAAATATTGTAGGTAGGATAATTGACGATGCTAAGTTATTAAAGAAAGCAAAGGGCGCAAAAAAAGTTAGAGTTGAAAAAGTTAGAGTTGAAAAACTTACTTAA
- a CDS encoding phosphoribosylaminoimidazolesuccinocarboxamide synthase, whose amino-acid sequence MDKALRETNLREIGPIKRGKVRDVYDLGDKLLIVATDRLSAFDVVLPTGIPEKGNVLTKLSIFWFKKIEDIIENHLIETDAERFPEPLKQYAHILKDRSMLVKKTKVIPVECVVRGYLAGSGWKDYKESGSICGIKLPPNLLESEKLHEPIFTPTTKAEQGHDTNMTEDQLIEMVGKELAFRLKDLSLAIYKKACTIAEGKGIIIADTKFEFGMIDGKIILIDEVLTPDSSRFWSIKDYSLGRSQDSYDKQIVRDYLNTLNWDKQYPGPELPEDIVEKTARRYKEILEILTKE is encoded by the coding sequence ATGGATAAAGCATTAAGAGAGACAAATTTAAGGGAAATTGGCCCCATAAAACGGGGTAAGGTGAGAGATGTCTATGATTTGGGAGATAAGCTTCTCATTGTGGCAACTGACAGGCTTTCTGCCTTTGATGTAGTCTTGCCTACAGGGATACCTGAAAAGGGTAATGTCCTTACCAAATTGTCCATCTTCTGGTTTAAAAAGATAGAAGACATAATAGAGAATCATCTCATAGAAACAGATGCAGAAAGATTTCCCGAACCTCTTAAACAATATGCCCATATCTTGAAAGACAGAAGCATGCTCGTCAAAAAGACAAAGGTAATACCTGTAGAGTGTGTGGTAAGGGGTTATCTTGCAGGTTCAGGATGGAAAGACTACAAAGAAAGCGGCTCTATCTGCGGAATAAAACTGCCTCCTAATCTTTTAGAGTCCGAAAAACTCCATGAACCCATATTTACACCTACCACCAAGGCAGAACAGGGTCATGACACAAACATGACAGAAGATCAACTCATAGAGATGGTGGGAAAAGAACTTGCCTTCCGATTAAAAGATTTGAGCCTTGCCATTTATAAAAAGGCATGCACTATAGCAGAAGGTAAAGGCATAATCATTGCCGATACAAAGTTTGAATTCGGGATGATAGATGGCAAGATTATATTGATAGATGAGGTATTAACCCCTGATTCATCAAGATTCTGGTCTATTAAGGATTACAGTTTAGGCAGGTCTCAGGATAGCTATGATAAACAGATTGTCAGGGATTATCTCAATACCCTAAATTGGGATAAACAGTATCCAGGGCCAGAACTGCCTGAAGATATAGTGGAAAAGACTGCAAGAAGATATAAAGAGATCTTGGAGATATTAACAAAAGAATAA